A single genomic interval of Hevea brasiliensis isolate MT/VB/25A 57/8 chromosome 4, ASM3005281v1, whole genome shotgun sequence harbors:
- the LOC110643452 gene encoding 60S ribosomal protein L14-1 has translation MPFKRYVEIGRVALVNYGKDYGKLVVIVDVIDQNRALVDAPDMVRSQMNFKRLSLTDIKIEINRVPKKKNLIEAMEKADVKNKWENSSWGRKLIVQKRRAALNDFDRFKLMLAKIKRGGLIRQELAKLKKENPA, from the exons ATG CCGTTTAAGAGATACGTGGAGATCGGGAGGGTAGCTCTCGTCAACTACGGTAAAGACTACGGGAAGctcgtggtcatcgtcgatgtcatcgaccagaatcga GCTCTAGTCGATGCTCCGGATATGGTCCGAAGCCAAATGAATTTCAAGAGGCTCTCACTCAcagacattaagattgaaattaacaGAGTCCCCAAAAAGAAGAATTTGATTGAGGCAATGGAGAAGGCTG ATGTTAAGAACAAGTGGGAGAATAGCTCATGGGGCAGAAAGCTTATTGTCCAGAAGAGAAGGGCAGCTCTGAATGACTTTGATAGGTTCAAGTTGATGTTGGCTAAGATCAAG AGGGGTGGATTGATCAGGCAAGAGCTTGCCAAGCTGAAGAAAGAGAATCCGGCCTAA